From Methanoculleus oceani, a single genomic window includes:
- the radC gene encoding RadC family protein produces the protein MKRMRDTPNRDRPREKLAERGPQALTDAELIALLLGRGTKARDVRQVAGDVERYLKSVKDSPSYNELLEIDGIGSAKACEIMACFELGRRYLGNDGVSGHRIACPEDVLPLVAEWRDRKQEYFFCITLNGAGEVIERHIVTVGILNQSLVHPREVFAEAIADRAASVILVHNHPSGTLEPSTQDLGITRQLVEAGSILGIRVLDHVIVTKKGYVSLKELGHL, from the coding sequence ATGAAGAGGATGCGCGATACCCCGAACCGCGATCGTCCGCGCGAGAAACTGGCAGAACGGGGACCGCAGGCGCTCACCGATGCCGAACTGATTGCTCTTCTCCTCGGGCGGGGCACAAAGGCGCGGGACGTCCGGCAGGTTGCCGGCGACGTCGAACGCTACCTGAAGAGTGTCAAAGACAGTCCATCCTATAACGAACTCCTTGAGATAGACGGGATCGGCTCGGCGAAGGCCTGCGAGATCATGGCCTGCTTCGAACTCGGGCGGCGGTATCTCGGGAACGACGGCGTCTCCGGGCACCGGATCGCCTGTCCCGAAGACGTCCTCCCGCTTGTTGCGGAATGGCGGGACAGGAAGCAGGAGTACTTCTTCTGTATCACCCTCAACGGCGCCGGCGAGGTGATCGAACGCCATATCGTCACCGTCGGGATCTTAAACCAGAGTCTCGTCCACCCCCGGGAGGTCTTTGCCGAGGCGATCGCCGACCGCGCCGCCTCGGTGATCCTGGTTCACAACCACCCATCGGGCACGCTCGAGCCTTCCACCCAGGATCTCGGCATCACCCGGCAACTCGTCGAGGCCGGATCGATCCTCGGCATCAGGGTGCTCGACCACGTCATCGTCACGAAGAAAGGCTACGTGAGCCTGAAAGAACTCGGGCATCTTTGA